A window of Hevea brasiliensis isolate MT/VB/25A 57/8 unplaced genomic scaffold, ASM3005281v1 Scaf7, whole genome shotgun sequence genomic DNA:
tttacttgTAAATTGTATATTTCAAATTTGAACAATGTTGGAAGGTCTAAATCCAATGCCATGTTAGCTTTAAGGGTTCGGCAATCCGCTGTTGGATGTGAGTCAAAATGAAATTATCATGtctattttttttataagcaaaaaatttattgaaatagagAAAGAAATAAACAGAGGAGAGTATCATGTCAAGTTTATTCACAGTGACTATTGATTTTTGATGCAGGTTGCATTCCCCAACTTGGAGAAATTGGTGATTCTCAACATGGATAATTTGAAGATGATATGGCACAATGAACTCCATTCAGATTCCTTTTGCAAAATAAACGCACTTACTGTGGAGCACTGTGaagaactaattaaaatttttccatCCACGTTGTTGAGAGGCCTCCGGAATCTTCAACGTCTGGTCATACGTAATTGCGATTTACTGCAAGAGGTGTTTGATCTCCAAGAGCTAATAAAAATGAAAGAATCAGTAGCCATTCAAATGAGAACTCTACGCATAGAAGGCCTTCCAAATTTGAAGCATGTATGGAATGAGGATCCTCTGGGACTTGTCTTGTTTGATAACCTAAGTTCAGTGCGTGTTTGGGATTGTCCAAATCTAAAAATTATTTTCCCAGCTTCAATagctaaaaatctgctacaaCTCAAAAGACTGGATTTAGACAGTTCTGGGGTGGAGGAAATTGTTCAGAATCTGAATTGGGTAGAAACAAATATGGAGAACCAACCTATGATTAAAGTTCTGCAGCCACATTTCTCCTTTAGAAAGGTATGAGCTCAATCTTTGTGTCAAGCTTAAAATCTATTTTTTGCATTATCttaaaaaattttgatatattttgtGTATAAGTAATATCTTCTCAtctataaaattttaagaatgaaACTTATTATATACTAAAACTAAATAGagcattaaatttattttacatagaAAGCATTGCCATTGAATTTGTTTTCCACACCTCAAagtgaaaaaaagaaaataatgtgTTTATATTCATTTTAATACACTATTTGTAAATTTAGTTGAGATTgtgtttttatatatataagtttaaaaaatatagcacttaattttttttttgttattttgaaaaGAATATATATAATAAACTTATTGTATAGAATTAATTAAGTTTAAAGAATAAATTTATTTAGAATTAAGTTACAATATGTTCATATAACAAAATTGATTTTGGAGCTAAATTAAATATCAATTTTACTAGATGATTATATGATTGCatacattgaaaataaaaattcttgATAATGAGTCgattatgtaatttttttaaaacatgATATGGCACTTATAGTTGGGTAATCTTCCTGCTTTGACGGATATGTGGAACCATGACTCGCAGCTAGACCAAGCTCTTCGGTCTCTTGAAGAACTTCTCGTTTGGCTATGTGACAGTTTGATTACTTTAGCACCATCCTCTGCTTCTTTT
This region includes:
- the LOC131177660 gene encoding uncharacterized protein LOC131177660 isoform X1, with protein sequence MMEEVMVKEGLEEEIMSKMLLHQLESLELMDLPKLTRFCTSNLVECPVLKELRIQNCPQMRTFVSNYTTSNMASSSELDIINSALFDEKVAFPNLEKLVILNMDNLKMIWHNELHSDSFCKINALTVEHCEELIKIFPSTLLRGLRNLQRLVIRNCDLLQEVFDLQELIKMKESVAIQMRTLRIEGLPNLKHVWNEDPLGLVLFDNLSSVRVWDCPNLKIIFPASIAKNLLQLKRLDLDSSGVEEIVQNLNWVETNMENQPMIKVLQPHFSFRKLGNLPALTDMWNHDSQLDQALRSLEELLVWLCDSLITLAPSSASFQNLTRLIVWKCNGLASLVTSSTAESLVQLRAMLISECDGLKEIVANDGNERKEDIIFSKLRKLELRYLPSLVSFCSADHSFKFPSLTEVIVRKCPKMQVFSIGVLSTPRLLVVRHDGQECWNGNLNDTVQQLFAEMNAKED